One Sodalinema gerasimenkoae IPPAS B-353 DNA segment encodes these proteins:
- the iscB gene encoding RNA-guided endonuclease IscB, whose product MSNHVFVLDTNRKPLTPCQPGVARSLLKAGKASVFRRYPFTIILNKEVDANPEPVEFKLDPGSNVTGIALKQGNRIIFAAELQHRGQQIVEALRSRRQLRRSRRNRKTRYRPARFLNRTRSEGWLAPSLQHRVDTLMTWVNRFRRLAPIGRIAQELVRFDLQLMKNPDISGVEYQQGALQGYEVREYLLEKWGRTCAYCGVQNVPLEVEHIQPRSKGGSDRVSNLTMACRSCNQAKGNGDIRDFLSGQPDVLSRLLRQAKSPLNDAAAVNSTRWALFNALNATGLRVTTGTGGQTKFNRLRLNLPKAHWLDAACVGPVESLDIVTSKPLLIVAKGHGTRRMCGTNKYGFPTRHRSRRQIHNGFQTGDIVTATVTAGKKIGSYIGRVLCRASGSFDITTASGRVAGINHKYCKPIHRKDGYAYA is encoded by the coding sequence ATGTCTAACCATGTTTTCGTTTTAGATACCAACCGTAAGCCTCTGACCCCCTGCCAGCCAGGGGTCGCACGGTCACTACTCAAAGCCGGAAAAGCATCGGTATTTCGACGCTACCCATTCACCATTATTCTAAATAAGGAGGTTGATGCGAATCCTGAACCGGTCGAATTCAAATTAGACCCAGGCTCTAACGTCACTGGAATTGCCCTGAAGCAAGGGAATCGAATCATCTTTGCTGCCGAGTTGCAGCACCGAGGACAGCAGATAGTAGAAGCCTTGCGGTCTCGTCGTCAACTGCGACGTTCTCGACGAAACCGCAAGACCCGATATCGGCCGGCTCGGTTCTTGAATCGGACTCGGAGCGAGGGTTGGTTAGCTCCGAGCTTGCAACATCGAGTCGATACTCTGATGACCTGGGTTAACCGATTCCGTAGACTTGCCCCAATTGGCCGCATTGCTCAAGAGCTAGTACGGTTTGACCTACAATTGATGAAAAACCCGGATATCTCAGGTGTTGAGTATCAGCAGGGAGCCTTACAAGGCTACGAAGTCAGGGAATACCTGTTGGAAAAGTGGGGCCGAACCTGTGCTTACTGCGGAGTTCAAAATGTACCCCTTGAAGTTGAGCATATTCAGCCCCGGTCTAAGGGTGGCTCTGACCGAGTTTCTAACCTGACGATGGCTTGCCGCTCGTGCAATCAAGCCAAAGGCAATGGGGACATTCGAGATTTTTTATCGGGCCAGCCTGATGTCCTGAGTCGTCTTCTCAGGCAGGCAAAATCCCCCCTTAACGATGCGGCTGCCGTCAACTCGACCCGATGGGCCTTGTTCAACGCTCTCAACGCAACAGGACTTCGGGTCACCACAGGAACAGGCGGACAAACGAAGTTCAATCGACTTCGGCTTAACCTACCCAAGGCTCATTGGCTTGATGCTGCCTGTGTTGGACCCGTCGAATCACTCGATATTGTAACTTCAAAACCGTTGCTGATTGTAGCGAAGGGGCATGGAACTCGTCGGATGTGCGGGACGAATAAGTACGGATTTCCTACTCGTCACCGCTCCAGGAGACAAATTCACAACGGCTTTCAGACTGGCGATATCGTGACGGCTACGGTCACGGCAGGGAAGAAAATTGGCTCAT
- a CDS encoding late competence development ComFB family protein: protein MSIVKIVEQALSDGYLTPVMEAEVGRICNTASELSIEEYMSLDRLMGALLTGDVVVLPRKQFINVMEELVLSEAITKVAEIEATIDRTLDVGDIAAYALNRLPPLYATTEEGANFQRSRAREQLSDLISKQVTDAIDQSLAHPEFFPERQLLGKTNPKEVLSQVSMLLEAYAENFEAEEQQAKES from the coding sequence ATGAGCATTGTCAAAATTGTTGAACAGGCCTTGTCTGACGGGTATTTAACCCCCGTCATGGAAGCTGAAGTGGGGCGCATTTGTAATACTGCCTCCGAACTGTCTATTGAAGAATATATGTCCCTCGATCGCCTGATGGGGGCATTGCTTACCGGTGACGTTGTCGTCTTGCCGCGCAAGCAGTTTATCAATGTTATGGAAGAGTTGGTGTTATCGGAGGCGATTACGAAAGTTGCCGAAATTGAAGCCACCATCGATCGCACCCTGGATGTCGGCGATATCGCGGCCTATGCCCTCAACCGACTCCCCCCTCTCTACGCTACAACCGAGGAAGGAGCAAATTTCCAGCGATCGCGGGCCCGGGAACAACTCTCAGATCTGATTAGCAAGCAGGTCACCGATGCCATTGATCAGAGTTTGGCTCATCCGGAGTTCTTCCCAGAACGTCAGCTTCTAGGTAAAACCAACCCTAAGGAAGTGTTGTCTCAGGTTAGTATGCTCCTAGAAGCCTATGCTGAGAACTTTGAGGCCGAAGAACAACAAGCTAAAGAATCCTAG
- a CDS encoding Hfq-related RNA-binding protein, with the protein MAIEMDTSLPSIRFLQQYVKEHTPIELQTTTGDRLVGRLAWQDPIYFCIRDDGGHQYLVNRQLVVYVKPVEAPGDS; encoded by the coding sequence ATGGCGATTGAAATGGATACGAGTTTACCGAGCATTCGTTTCCTACAACAGTACGTCAAAGAACATACCCCCATTGAACTGCAAACCACCACCGGCGATCGCCTAGTGGGACGACTCGCGTGGCAAGATCCCATTTATTTCTGTATCCGGGATGATGGGGGACATCAATATCTGGTGAACCGTCAACTGGTGGTTTATGTCAAGCCAGTCGAGGCGCCCGGAGATTCTTAA
- a CDS encoding M23 family metallopeptidase, producing MLNPFTSSLSQPLSAVIGAWVVMTAPAIALEVRVSPEQPRLGETLSVLVETDAEQAPTVTARGRSYETFAVGQNRYRAFIPTTPLDSPGSFSIEAQSAGQRQRVDVPLGDRNFTIQEIWLSPSVNAITGTDYEFDRMDDLKATVTPERLWTGSFIHPSDGPITTPYGVRRYYNGVWAENYYHRGLDYGAPTGAPVVAAARGRVALVGTVSQGFELHGNSVGIDHGQGVTTIYIHLSQIEVQEGQMVEAGEVIGRVGSTGISTGPHLHWGVYVNGECVDPAPWLGLGLK from the coding sequence ATGCTAAATCCCTTTACCTCGTCCTTAAGTCAACCCCTGTCCGCTGTTATCGGGGCCTGGGTTGTGATGACGGCACCGGCGATCGCCCTAGAGGTGCGAGTCTCCCCAGAACAACCTCGCTTAGGGGAAACCCTCTCGGTGTTAGTGGAAACGGACGCCGAACAAGCCCCCACCGTCACGGCCCGGGGCCGCAGCTATGAGACCTTTGCCGTGGGTCAAAATCGCTATCGGGCCTTTATTCCCACCACCCCTCTCGATTCGCCGGGTTCCTTTTCCATTGAGGCCCAGTCTGCCGGCCAACGGCAACGGGTGGATGTTCCCCTCGGCGATCGCAATTTCACCATTCAAGAAATTTGGCTATCTCCCTCCGTCAACGCCATCACGGGGACAGATTACGAATTTGACCGCATGGATGACCTCAAAGCCACCGTTACCCCAGAACGACTCTGGACCGGTTCGTTTATCCATCCTAGCGATGGCCCCATCACCACCCCCTACGGCGTTCGTCGCTACTACAACGGAGTCTGGGCAGAAAACTATTATCATCGCGGCCTCGATTACGGCGCCCCAACGGGGGCCCCTGTTGTCGCAGCGGCCCGGGGTCGAGTGGCCCTAGTAGGAACCGTGTCTCAAGGCTTTGAGCTTCATGGGAATAGTGTAGGCATTGACCATGGACAAGGGGTAACCACCATTTACATTCACTTGAGCCAAATTGAGGTACAAGAGGGACAGATGGTCGAAGCCGGAGAGGTCATCGGCCGCGTTGGTTCCACCGGTATCTCCACGGGCCCTCATCTCCATTGGGGAGTCTATGTTAATGGGGAATGCGTTGACCCCGCGCCCTGGCTTGGATTGGGTTTGAAATAG